A genomic region of bacterium contains the following coding sequences:
- a CDS encoding alpha/beta hydrolase, whose product MNQRQSTLLSVPNKYFSIDGVATFVHHSGTTTLPGVVPDTQAGETVVCLHDIGGNGAEFRGLLDGLEGAHSPFAFDFPGHSRSGELDSLGSIARMAEFLGEFCSVLGLERPVLLGHGMGAAVALQYALSSPASVRALVLSAGAARFDIPDDRIEGLRRITEGKAQRQFDRSIYSPATGPEIMRACFMESVKTDPRVAYGDLLACKDWDGSADLGGLDLPVLIVWGEDAQDTSKQDSVLLAERISGAKKLEIPKAGHALLHEQPAALVDGVSGFLSELQS is encoded by the coding sequence GTGAATCAGCGCCAAAGTACCCTGCTCAGCGTGCCCAACAAGTACTTCTCCATAGACGGAGTTGCGACCTTCGTCCACCACTCCGGAACGACCACTCTCCCCGGGGTGGTTCCGGATACGCAAGCCGGTGAGACAGTGGTCTGTCTGCACGATATCGGAGGCAATGGAGCGGAGTTTCGCGGATTGCTCGATGGGCTCGAGGGCGCTCATAGCCCGTTTGCCTTCGACTTCCCTGGGCACTCGCGTTCCGGGGAACTCGACAGTCTTGGTTCGATCGCGCGCATGGCGGAGTTCCTCGGCGAGTTCTGCTCAGTGCTTGGGCTCGAACGACCCGTGCTGCTCGGTCACGGGATGGGGGCCGCCGTCGCATTGCAGTACGCGCTTTCTTCACCCGCCTCGGTTCGAGCTCTCGTGCTCAGCGCTGGAGCGGCTCGCTTCGATATTCCGGACGATCGCATCGAGGGATTGCGGCGTATCACCGAAGGGAAGGCGCAGCGACAGTTCGATCGCTCGATCTATTCGCCTGCTACGGGTCCCGAGATCATGCGGGCTTGTTTCATGGAGTCGGTCAAGACCGATCCGCGCGTCGCGTATGGCGACCTGCTGGCGTGCAAGGACTGGGATGGGTCTGCGGATCTGGGCGGACTCGATCTGCCCGTGTTGATCGTGTGGGGAGAAGACGCGCAAGACACGTCGAAACAGGATTCGGTCCTGCTGGCCGAGAGGATTTCCGGAGCGAAGAAATTGGAGATTCCGAAGGCGGGGCACGCGTTGCTCCACGAGCAGCCTGCTGCACTGGTCGATGGGGTTAGCGGCTTTCTTTCGGAGCTTCAGTCATGA